GATGACCCGATTGTCGAGAACAGGCCCtgcaaatgtttgcttttctggttGGCTTCGGTGCGTTGAAAGTGGAAAAAGTAGCATCAGTCCTAGAGACAAAAGCTCCCAAGGAGGAGACATTTGTGCTCCCTTTTTGTGCATGAAAGAGCAGAGCTGTTGATTCCTTAatgagagtattttttttcctctttttctaatCTGATCAGTGAACCCAGAAGATGCCAGAAAGATGCGAGAAACGGGCCTGCACCTCATGCGTCGCATGCTTGCTGTGCTACAAATATTTGCTCTCAGTCAGTTTGGTTGTGCTACCGGTCAGATTCCTCGCACCCTCTGGCAGAAGGACCAAGCCAGCAAGGACTATTCCCCTTTAATTAAGAAACTGGAGTTGTCAGTAGAGCGGGTGAGGCAGCTAGCTATGAAACACCAGCAGGAAGACCATGTTATCAGTTCCTTGGATCTGCAGGACATTCCCTTAGGAGGTAGAGATGAGCTGACTCTAGCTGTGCGGAAGGAGTTGACCATTGCTTTGCGAGACCTTATGGCTCACGGGCTCTATGCCTCTTCTCAAGGAATGAGCCTGGTATTGGCACCCATCGCGTGCTTGATTCCTGCGTTCACCTCCTCCCCGCAGACCATGCATCCCTGGGAGCTCTTTGTGAAGTATTACAACACTAAGAATGGACAAGCCTTTGTGGAATCCCCGGCTCGTAAGCTCTCCCAgtcctttgccttgcctgtgACAGGAGGAGTGGCCATTACCCCCAAACAGAGCCTGCTGACAGCGATTCACACTGTCCTTACGGAGCATGACCCCTTCAAGCGCAGCGCAGACTCTGAACTGAAAGCTCTGGTGTGCATGGCGCTAAACGAGCAGCGCCTGGTCTCCTGGGTAAATCTGATCTGTAAATCTGGAGCTCTGGTACAATCCCACTACCAGCCATGGAGCTACATGGCAAACACAGGCTTTGAGAGCGCGCTCAACGTTCTCAGTCGCCTGAGCAACTTGAAGTTCAATCTCCCGGTGGACCTGGCTGTCCGGCAGCTGAAAAACATCAAAGATGctttttgatgtatttttacTGTAGAACATCCATTTTCCACAAGTAGGCAGCTGTTGGGCTCAAGAAGCCTGGCTTTTTTAAGACCAAGTTTAGTTCTTTGAAATTGATATTTGCTTTTAGGGAAATCTTACGGTGTCTTGACGCTGGAAATCTGTGTTTTACGAGGCTGCcgctgcaaagctgctggagGTTGTGCGCTGTATGGCACCTTGCCCTGCCCTTTTTGTGCAGCTCTGAAGAGCAAaactgctttgctggtgagCAGATGCCAGCGAGCGTTCAGCGTGTGAGGCTGGCTGCCCCGAGCGCGGTAGAGGCCTGGCCATGGAGCCTACCGGTGGGGGAAAACCCCCTTAGAGCGTGCAGCTTAGCTCCTGCGCTGCATCCGCGTGGTTATTTCTCAAAGTTTGCGGTCTAGGCGCCTCACGGGAAGAGTGAGGCGGGCTGGCCAGTGTTTGGTTGCCTCGGGGTTGCCCAGCGGTGACTGACTTGCCCTCCCCGGCATGAATGTGTGAAACTGGGGAGATCTGGTGCATGGGGCTGCGCTCCTCCGGCGGCTCAGCGATCCGCAGAAGCGACCACGTTCTTCAGGCTGCTGG
The sequence above is a segment of the Pelecanus crispus isolate bPelCri1 chromosome 18, bPelCri1.pri, whole genome shotgun sequence genome. Coding sequences within it:
- the RUNDC1 gene encoding RUN domain-containing protein 1; the protein is MEAEGGPLGPGERWAPVGAVSAATTAEDEEEDEEEAAEGGSPRSVPRLRAERRRLHGALLALASHFAQVQFRLRQVARAGPAEQQRLLRDLEDFAFRGCPAPLAHGLGDAPSEREKQEQIEVQKEKQRELILQLKTQLDDLETFAYQEGSYDSLPQSVVMERQRMIINELIKKLDMDLSEDIATLSPEELRQRVDAAIAQIVNPARVKEQLVEQLKTQIRDLEMFINFIQDEVGSSGKAEDGHCECAGRKDGGGSYKPNTRPSGNRVNPEDARKMRETGLHLMRRMLAVLQIFALSQFGCATGQIPRTLWQKDQASKDYSPLIKKLELSVERVRQLAMKHQQEDHVISSLDLQDIPLGGRDELTLAVRKELTIALRDLMAHGLYASSQGMSLVLAPIACLIPAFTSSPQTMHPWELFVKYYNTKNGQAFVESPARKLSQSFALPVTGGVAITPKQSLLTAIHTVLTEHDPFKRSADSELKALVCMALNEQRLVSWVNLICKSGALVQSHYQPWSYMANTGFESALNVLSRLSNLKFNLPVDLAVRQLKNIKDAF